A region from the Mycolicibacterium phlei genome encodes:
- a CDS encoding NAD(P)H-dependent amine dehydrogenase family protein — MGSTAIRSTVAFPGLRLAGVITSSEQKAGTDAAVFAGLPDPTGITATTDVDAALARCDAVAYMASGDIRPEEAVADIERCLRAGRHVVTPSLYSLYDPRSAPPEWRDRLTGAAEAGGATLLVSGVDPGWGNDALAVIAAGLCTRIRTIHCQEIFDYSTYNQPFAVRVSCGFGGPMDETPMMLLPSVPTMVWGGNIRLVGRGLGLDIDEITEEVERRPLEQSVDTVLGRFEKGTQGAFRLKVIGRSGGRERIVIDHITRIHASCAPDWPYPDQGDGDHRVIIDGDPQLTITTRADVPGGTRADGGNTTAANRLLGALHWLAEQPPGIYDGLDVPLQPTLPPHIEAQRWA; from the coding sequence ATGGGGTCCACCGCCATCCGGTCGACGGTGGCGTTCCCGGGACTGCGGCTGGCCGGGGTGATCACCTCGTCGGAGCAGAAGGCGGGCACCGACGCCGCCGTGTTCGCCGGGCTGCCCGATCCCACCGGCATCACCGCCACCACCGACGTCGACGCCGCCCTGGCCCGCTGCGACGCGGTGGCCTACATGGCGTCGGGCGACATACGGCCCGAGGAGGCGGTCGCCGACATCGAACGCTGCCTGCGGGCCGGCAGGCATGTGGTGACGCCGTCGCTGTATTCGCTGTACGACCCGCGGTCGGCGCCGCCGGAGTGGCGCGACCGGCTGACCGGCGCCGCCGAGGCGGGCGGCGCCACCCTGCTGGTCTCCGGCGTCGACCCGGGCTGGGGCAACGACGCGCTGGCCGTCATCGCCGCCGGGCTGTGCACCCGGATCCGCACGATCCACTGCCAGGAGATCTTCGACTACTCCACCTACAACCAGCCGTTCGCGGTCCGGGTGTCCTGTGGCTTCGGCGGCCCGATGGACGAGACGCCGATGATGCTGCTGCCGTCGGTGCCGACGATGGTGTGGGGCGGCAACATCCGCTTGGTCGGCCGCGGCCTGGGCCTCGACATCGACGAGATCACCGAGGAGGTCGAGCGCCGCCCGCTCGAGCAGTCGGTCGACACCGTGCTGGGCCGCTTCGAGAAGGGCACCCAGGGCGCGTTCCGTCTCAAGGTCATCGGCAGGTCCGGCGGTCGGGAACGCATCGTCATCGACCACATCACCCGCATCCACGCGTCGTGCGCACCGGACTGGCCCTACCCCGACCAGGGCGACGGCGACCACCGGGTCATCATCGACGGCGACCCGCAGCTGACCATCACCACCCGCGCCGACGTGCCCGGCGGCACCCGCGCCGACGGCGGCAACACCACCGCCGCCAACCGACTGCTCGGCGCGCTGCACTGGCTGGCCGAGCAGCCACCCGGTATCTACGACGGCCTCGACGTGCCGCTGCAGCCGACGCTGCCGCCGCACATCGAGGCCCAGCGCTGGGCCTGA